The following proteins are co-located in the Colletotrichum lupini chromosome 4, complete sequence genome:
- a CDS encoding phosphopantetheinyl transferase — translation MAPTIIQWILDTRHLWPEATETKQLEQAASRAFALLSADERKAVLKYYHVRDAKLSLGSHLLKRYAISRFCGVPWHDATAIRDERTKPIFRTADGTSPLSFNVSHQAGLIAMFAVHGYDVAARGPVDVGVDIVCTSERRTRDHGMLTKEGWPKFVDVHADVLSPIEANFLKWQVLAAIPPGLKPGASLEDAADFKLRCFYALWCLREAYVKMTGEALLAPWLGDLQFKKFRPPTPAESFGAEGEAVADHEIVFKGAKVEDANVSLRALGPDYMTCSAVRTPEHKEDGLAFELGPYKMLDIDEVLAFGEEHQ, via the exons ATGGCCCCGACTATCATACAGTGGATCCTGGATACACGGCATCTATGGCCGGAAGCCACTGAAACGAAGCAACTCGAACAAGCC GCATCCCGAGCTTTCGCACTCCTCAGCGCCGATGAGCGTAAAGCCGTGCTGAAGTACTACCACGTTCGCGACGCGAAGCTGTCCTTAGGTTCGCACCTCCTGAAACGTTACGCCATCAGTCGCTTCTGTGGCGTCCCCTGGCACGATGCCACTGCCATCCGCGACGAGCGCACCAAGCCCATCTTTCGCACCGCTGACGGCACCAGCCCGCTGAGCTTCAACGTGAGCCACCAGGCAGGGCTGATCGCCATGTTCGCGGTCCACGGCTACGATGTCGCCGCGAGGGGCCCCGTCGACGTGGGCGTCGACATCGTCTGCACCTCGGAACGCCGCACCAGGGACCATGGTATGCTAACCAAGGAGGGCTGGCCCAAGTTCGTCGACGTCCACGCCGACGTGCTCTCGCCCATCGAGGCCAACTTCCTCAAGTGGCAGGTCCTGGCGGCGATCCCACCAGGGTTGAAACCGGGCGCCTCGCTCGAGGACGCGGCCGACTTCAAGCTGCGGTGCTTTTACGCGCTGTGGTGTCTGCGGGAGGCGTACGTCAAGATGACGGGCGAGGCGCTCCTCGCACCCTGGCTGGGGGATTTGCAGTTCAAAAAGTTCCGGCCGCCGACGCCTGCGGAGAGTTTTGGTGCCGAAGGCGAGGCGGTCGCGGATCATGAGATTGTGTTCAAGGGGGCCAAGGTGGAGGATGCGAATGTCTCCCTGAGGGCCCTGGGTCCGGACTACATGACTTGCTCTGCTGTCCGGACGCCGGAGCACAAGGAGGATGGATTGGCCTTCGAGCTGGGGCCGTACAAAATGCTGGATATA